The genomic window ACATTCTACTGGTTGGAAATTATTCTTCTATACCGTACTTGTACTAATTGTTCTTGGTGGTTGGTTCTTCTCAAAACAACCAAGCGACGGGGATGAATCAAAAACGGAAATTGAAAAACGAGCAGAAAACAAAGTTGAAGGGTAAGGAATCGAAACACCGAAAGCTTGCGCAATACGCGCAAGCTTTTTTAGTTCCACTTCTCCATCGTTAACCGTATAAAAATTCCATTTCCCCACCATAAGGATTGAATATTCTGCACATATATGTTTCACTTAAATAGAACCACTAGGGGCGTCTTTTGACTGAGAAAAGCGTAGCTTTGACCCTTTGAACCTGATCTGGTTTATACCAGCGTAGGGAAGTGGAGATGCTAGTTATTGATTCAATAGCTCTCCGTTAGGGTCCTCCCTTTGTGTAAAAAAAGGAGGTTATTGTTATGAGTTTTAGCAACGAATTACGTGCACACGCCAACCCCGTATTTGAAGCCATTTTACAACACCCGTTTGTCCAAGGTATTGGAAAAGGACAACTCCCACCTGAAGCATTAATCCATTATGTCAAGCAAGATTTTGAATACTTGAATACATTTATGCAAATTTATGGATTAGCGATAAACAAAAGTACAACGAGAGACGACATTGCGCTATTTAATGAACAAATATCGTTTATTCTTCATAGTGAAATTCATCCACACAATAACTTTTGTCAAGTGGCAGGGGTTTCGTACGACGAACTTCAATATGAACCCCTAGCACCAACCGCTCACCATTATACAAGACATATGCTTGATGTAGCTCAAAAAGGTTCGTTAGCAGAGATTTTGGCCGTCCTTCTCCCTTGCCCTTGGACGTATCAAGTTATTGGAGACTACCTTTATGAAACATTTAACCCAACAAAGGATCACCCTTTTTATGAATGGATTTCATTCTATCGTTCGAATGGTGAAATGAACGTCACTTCCTTATTCTGCCAGCGTTTAGATGAGCTTGCTAAAGACGCGACTCCTGTTCAAAAACAGCAAATGATTGATCATTTTGTGAAAAGCTGTCAATTAGAGTTTGCTTTTTGGGAAATGGCGTACACAAATGAATCTTGGCCTGTTTCATTAGAGTCTGTTACATGAAGTATGTATGGTATGCGAGCTACGGATCAAATCTATTAGAAGAACGCTTTCTTTGCTACATTCGAGGTGGACAGCCAGCTGGTTCAACAGAAAGCGAACCAGGAGCACGCGATCCATCCCTTCCACTTCGATCAATTCAGTTTTCAATGCCTTATCCACTTTATTTTGCAAAAGAACGAACAAAATGGGGTAAAGGTGGCGTAGCTTTTATTCGTAATAAGCGAAATGAGCAAGCTTACACATTATCGAAAGCCTATCTCATTACCCTTGATCAATTCATTGATGTTGTTCGACAGGAAAATCGACTAGAAACAATCTCCATTGATTTTGATACATTGTTTAAAGAAGGTTCAATTGAATTAACGGATGGCTGGTACAATAAATTACTTGTCGCAGGCTATCAAGACGATCTGCCTGTTTTAACGTTTACGTCCCACCAAGATTGGCCACTTGAAGAGGAAAAAGCTCCTGCTTCTTCATATGAAGAGACATTACTAAATGGATTATTCGAACTCGGCTTAACGAAAATAGAGGCTAAGCGATATGTAAAAGCCCATTATCCTGGCAACGAAAGACAAGAAGAGGATGCGAGAGGTGAATGAGGAAGTTTGATAATTCAAGGTTTTTTTGATGAAAAATTACACAAAAAAGCGCGTTAAACGGCGACTTCAGCTCATTTTTAGAGCCGAAGAGTTGCCTATGGCTTGTTGACACGGTAACTGCGATATGAATTAAGCAGTTACCGATGTCACACATTCGCCGATAGTAAGAAGACCGTCAGAAGCGCTACTATCAAGAGCCATTCTTTTTTACATCATGAGAAGCTTGTAACAATCCCTACTTTTTCTTCTTTAGTAGGTAGAGCCATTATCCGTTTGTTTTGCTAACACTTCTAAAACTGCTTGGTATACCGCACCTTGATAGTCATTTCCAGCGTTTTCATCGAGCTTCACACCAAAGTTAAGA from Shouchella hunanensis includes these protein-coding regions:
- the tenA gene encoding thiaminase II, with translation MSFSNELRAHANPVFEAILQHPFVQGIGKGQLPPEALIHYVKQDFEYLNTFMQIYGLAINKSTTRDDIALFNEQISFILHSEIHPHNNFCQVAGVSYDELQYEPLAPTAHHYTRHMLDVAQKGSLAEILAVLLPCPWTYQVIGDYLYETFNPTKDHPFYEWISFYRSNGEMNVTSLFCQRLDELAKDATPVQKQQMIDHFVKSCQLEFAFWEMAYTNESWPVSLESVT